aaaaaaaaggcggcaatacaagggcatccaggactCATGACCTGGGTACAGCCCTttcccttagagtgtaaggagttaagggccgaaacacttgactgaggagggcgcttcttctctgaagatcttgtactgtgcagctctccctggagtttcttatcactgcaaTAAAGTATTCTGCATTCCTCGTGTCGGCAGACCCACGTGGGAATTTTGATGTGTGGCAGCGCTCtgcactcttaaaaaaaaaaatgacgtggTAGTGAGAGCGAGTGggtagttgggggtgggggctggatggtggtggtgagagcgtgaaagggtgggtggtgatgaaggtgaggagattgggtgagtggtggtgggagggggtggagcggggaaaggggaggggaggtcgggggcgggtggggggtggagggggggggggaagagaaaatgtCACCGAAACCCCGCGCAACTGACGGGGccgaaacacacaaagaaagacataattattgtattgtattgtattgtattgtattattcgtttttgtcacaacagatttctctgtgtgaaatttgggctgctctcctcagggagagcgcgtcgctacactgagagcgccacccatttgtttttttggtatcttttcctgcctgcaattttgtttgtttgtttgtttctcctatcgaagtggatttttctacagaattttgccaggaacaacccttttgttgccgtgggttcttttacgtgcgctaagtgcacgggacctcggtttatcgtctcatccgaacgactagcgtccagaccaccactcacggtctagtggaggagggggggagaaaatactggcgactgaaccgtgattcgaaccagtgcgctcagattttcttgcttccttggcggacgcgttacctctaggccatcactcctctcgCTTCTCGTTTTCTCCATGGCCACCTGCACGTTCTGTCATAAAGTCATTCCTTGAATCAATGACAGCTTGCAACGATCTCATCAAGGAGAGGCAGgtcctgacagaaaaaaaaacaaaacaaaacaaaacacaacagtgcttttcttttaaatgttgggaggggagggggtggggaaggtgtccTATGATGTCTTTAAGTGTCGTGTGATGTCTTAGAAAGTGCCGTGTGATGTCTTAAAAAAAGTGTCCTGTGATGTCTTAAAAAAGTGTCGTCTGATGTCTTAAAAAAAGGTGCAGTGTGATGTCTTAGAAAGTGTCGTGTGATGTCTTAAAAAAAGTGTCCTGTGATGTCTTAAAAAAGTGTCGTGTGATgtcttagtaaaaaaaaaaaaaaaaaaaagtgtcgtatAATGTTTTGAAAAAGTGTCGTGTGATGTCTTAGAAAGTGTCGTATAAGAAGTAGTCCGGATATCGACAGGTAAATCGATTTAAGTAAACTTTTGACCTTAAGTGAGGTATGCAAACTGTGTGAGAAGTAGCCCGGATTTCGACAAAAATGATTTGACTTGAATCACCTGCAAAATTAAGCTCCAGATCAGAAGAGTATCCACAGCAGATCGCAGAGTTTCGGCGAGGCAGAACGGCGTCAAAGAGGCACAGTGCAGGGAGACTACTGTGCTTAAtcatttcaccgccaagctcgcgtttatgcacaggcgtggtagaggacccatgtcgctgaaaggtgaccattcattggtctgttatccatgaaccgtGGAACTGTTATCCATGAAACGTGGGAGCTGaacgcaatggacagaccaaagtggcgttcagctgtccacaaaggcgccaaatcctgtgaggccaacagaatcgctgcagcagagcaacgcagacaggccaggaaaagcaatgccagcaagtccccgacagccgccaccatcccctgtccatactgcgtcagaaccttccgggcgcggattggcctgaccagtcatctgcgcacccacagagcccaacccacccacccccaggatgactaaatggtcctcgtcgatcccgacggacgaaccacatccatgaaccttctgctcttaatgtttggtggtaggataggacatattttctatacatcgcagggggaacccCCAGCTATTTTTAGCCACTGAcgtttctgtgtttgtaccacaagggaatttcgtactctaaattgactggcggtgaaagggttaactctttCAACCCTGCGCACGAGTGCTGCTAGGTCGTCAAATTTGTTTCATCGAAACTTTTGAGCACTGCAAGGGCgtcaatttttttgtttcattgaaactGTTTCCATGGTCCTACCCAATCATAAACCACAAGCAAAAAGGAAAATAACTTCAACAGTATTTCCGGCTTTTGTCAACGCGTGTCAATTTGAAGGGGAAACTGGTCGATTTTATTCTAATTTTACTGCATCAAAATGGCAAAGAAGCCTGCTGAAGCTGTAAACACCCGAGGGTTGAATGGATTAACCACCTGGAGTCAAAGTGCCAGAAGATTTCCAGAAGTCTGGTCTTCACAGACAGCGGTCGAAGGAGAAAATCGAGTGGAAGAGAGGGATACATAACTGAaacgattgtattgtattttgttgtatcggcttatgtcacagattgactaagttcacagttgggccaacagaaaagtgagagttgtattatcaatggtttctccagtgcaatgggaaatctttCATAGCTTAGTCTtctgtaaaggactatgactctctaaccaggaggccaaattgcactggctcttagtgctgcagccttgggggctagttggagtttgggaaccatcccaacgccgactgtcctaaaaccctcttggccgagagagtggggatgtaacttgggcaagacactctccacaataatcaagttctagcccaaatagtcgggacagcatttgGTTCTTCTGCcattccgatggtcatagtcggacacgactgactatcatacatgtattgtatcgtattgcactgtcttgtcatgtattgtactgttttgtcttgtattgcaggcctactactcttttgtcacaacagatttctctgtatgaaattcgggctgctctttccagggagaACTGCGTCGCCATAGCACAGCgccacatttttctttttctgcctacAAATGTATTTTACTTCCCTATGAAAGCGGATGCTTcttctacatcattttgccagggaacaaccttttctttttgttgccgtgggttcttttctgtgtgttttaagtgtcTGTCACAAAATTTAGAACTctgtttaacgtctcatccgacagACTGGCGTCCACACGTGTGTTGAATCAGAGCAGTTGGCCCCCGAAAacggaagtatggctgcctacatggcggggtaagaacggtcaaacacgtaaaagcccagtcgtgtacacACAAGTtaacgtgggacttgcagcccacgattgaagaagaaaaagaagaaggagaagaatccgAGCAGGCACAAgcgaacaccactgaagtgacacaGCGGCAGTGCTGGGACTTCTCTTGTGGTGGCCCCATGGCGGTTTGTGAGATCGACGGTAATCTGTTGACCGCTGCGGCTGGCctgcgtgcggttgtgtgtgtgtgtgtgtgtgtgtgtgtgtgtgtgtgtggtgttgggtattttgactttgtttgtttttgtacaatGGAAAGAAACACTTGGAAAAAAAAGTCTAACATACCCAGAATGTGGGATGCTTCATTCTGACAACATATCTTCTGCAGTTaaatctttatttatctattatatatatggACATCATGAGACCAGTATGTTTACCCAATCAACATTTCACACTAACCATTCAAATCTTTATTTCCGTTAGTTAACTCTTTATTAACCGTATCTCACTCACACCCTTTAACTACCCTGTCCTCTGACAACGGTCACTTCTTCAAACCATGAGTTTGATAGCTGTTGTGCGAAACTTGCTGCTTAAGATATATAGCAGATGAAGAAGTTGGCGGATCATCAGCTCTCTCTGGTACCTCACCCTCTGTATAGCAGGTGAGGAAAATATCAGTGCATTATCAACTCTATCATACCCTCTGTCACTGAAAATGACAACTGTCACACCCCTTTGCTACCTTGCCTTCAGGAAACGCTCGCTTCTACAAAACAGGAGTTTGATGGTTGTGCGAAACTTGCTGCCAAAGACACAGTATATGAAGAAGTTGACGGAAGAGTTGATGTAGTAGCAGAGTTGCTGGATGGCTGCGAAGATCTGGAACAAGTCGTTGTGCTCCCCCACATGGTCCAGCCCAGGGATGAAGGGGTGCAGGGAGTGGAAGAGAAACGTTGGAGTTGTGCACACCACGAACTGCACACTGCTGCCGATTAGCATCCGGGTCAAGGTCACGTCCTTGGCAGAGTGTCTGCCGGCGGACATGGGCGACAAAGACTGCTGACGCCATTCCTTCATTTGACGTAATTTGACGACTGTGACGACGGTGGCCAAAGACACGCCGATGATGTAAAAACCTGGAAGAAGGATTCCGTACACAAGTCCTTCAAACGTGTCCACCAGTTCCTTGTTCTGAGAATAGAACTCGCTGGCGAAATACGCATCGAACATCCGATCGTTGGCCGGATCGAATATACACACCACTTGCCATCTTGTGGCGATGACGTAATAACCTCCTAGTATGACGGCATGTCCAATGACGATGATGGCGGCAGTAGTTTCTGTGCGCAGTATTCGCTGTGCCCGTAGCGGGGTGACGACACAAAGACATCGTTCAAAAGCGATCAACGTCGACATGAATCCAGACACATAGATAAACCCCACCAGCCACTGCAACCAGTTACTGATGCTGTACTTGGCGAGAAAAACTGTGCCGTTTGAGACGGCGGAATAGATTCTGTCCAGTTTCAACGCAAAATAAACGGATATTACCATAGCGTCAGCGATGGataagaaacacagacacaggttgATTCGCTCTTTAATCCCGTGCTTCCAAAACACAATCACGTTGACGATATTCAAAGGGACAGATACGACAAAAAACACCATCAGTAGATACACATCCACGATGGTTTCAAGCTGTTGTGGTTCCTGTTCCACCGAGATACTTGCACTTTCCGAGTCATGCCCTTGCAGTGAGAAATTTGATGACGGAACCAACAGACGACACTCGTCCAGCCGTTGCAAACTTATCAGCCTGTCGGTGGCGTTTACGTCAGGTGTTAATGTTGACGTCATGCTTGCATTTACGTCACCAGTGTACAGCTTCATCTTGCGTGTTGTTGAAGTGTagaggggcagaggggggtgggggaagattgtttgtaattctttttggttttttctttcttttttttttttttaattcccagtTGGGCGCCACGATTGCAGTTTGATTCAAAATTAAGTCAAAATCACGATTAAGTCAAAAGTGAACATGTGATCATGTacaaaagttttatttatttcattctattttattttattgtttttaaccACAagtgtttgctgttgctgtttgttttccaCTGTGTCAGGTAATGTGCATTCAattcacatgcttttttttccgaATCTGCAGTTGTTCagatttctccctgtctgtctctgtctctgtctctctgtctgtttgtatttatctgattgtctgtatgtctgtctgtctctacggctccatctctgtctctcctgtcttttttttttttgtggcttgcTCTTGctttatagatctctctctctctctctctcacttgttcaggtggtaaactgtggaatgaaatccccgagtatcttaaaagaaaagagaaaaaaaaaaaagatctaccaTATCATCTTTCAAAAGAGCACATCagaaatatctgatgcaacaaatgtaattagttccagcaaaatcaaagcatatgatgcgatcctagtaagccaacacAATTTGaataattgttctccaacagtgtgtaagcaaggaaaaaggcgggtgtaagtatgcgtgttcatgtctatgtacttgtgtgttctagtacatgtgtgtgatacctgtgtgtgcacacacacgtgtgtgtgaagattttcatgttttgtgtgattttcatgatgtttccgtaattaTAGTCTTTGATTCAACCGTTTATGTatgtattattatctatttggtttgttctatgtcatttatctattcacacTTATTGCATTCATTATATTGTCTGtattgtgtgtcaggtcaggggcatagctctTGCAACTGGTACCATGttacccagtactacctgccgcatgtgaagtctctcaacgacggaccaggcggaggaggaaacctttcccaacggctgtgaaggcagaagaggatgaccaaagggcagggggagctcttatccttggctggaagtcctcctaggagacggagctccgaagaaaaaacctgcacctgccgaggccgtcctacacgtggcagtatctgcacctagATCCATACACAAAGCCTGCCTCGCTTAGTACCTattaggaaaccgcacctacttggacatccaacactagcggtcgaaaacaacagaagaaaagaaccaggagtcatgccctgagtCTGGGTGCCTGGAGTGTTCGCACCCTActcgacagagacgacagaccaga
Above is a window of Babylonia areolata isolate BAREFJ2019XMU chromosome 28, ASM4173473v1, whole genome shotgun sequence DNA encoding:
- the LOC143302015 gene encoding uncharacterized protein LOC143302015 — protein: MTSTLTPDVNATDRLISLQRLDECRLLVPSSNFSLQGHDSESASISVEQEPQQLETIVDVYLLMVFFVVSVPLNIVNVIVFWKHGIKERINLCLCFLSIADAMVISVYFALKLDRIYSAVSNGTVFLAKYSISNWLQWLVGFIYVSGFMSTLIAFERCLCVVTPLRAQRILRTETTAAIIVIGHAVILGGYYVIATRWQVVCIFDPANDRMFDAYFASEFYSQNKELVDTFEGLVYGILLPGFYIIGVSLATVVTVVKLRQMKEWRQQSLSPMSAGRHSAKDVTLTRMLIGSSVQFVVCTTPTFLFHSLHPFIPGLDHVGEHNDLFQIFAAIQQLCYYINSSVNFFIYCVFGSKFRTTIKLLFCRSERFLKAR